From one Acidobacteriota bacterium genomic stretch:
- a CDS encoding Gfo/Idh/MocA family oxidoreductase, producing the protein MHVSKPTENLPSLKTSETVEPSRVDRREFIKTSSLATGALAFGAPAFLRGQNLNSKLNIACIGIGGKGRSDTDSCAGENIVALCDVDTGSEAYQTQTKKYPGAKFYKDYRQMLDQMGDRIDAVTVSTPDHMHAIIASAAMKRNKAVFCQKPLTQTIYEARYLREMAHKRKIVTQMGNQGSASDGLRRAVETIQDGLIGQVHEVHVWTNRPVWPQAMQRPAGEDPVPATLDWDIWLGPAPMRPYKSGSNPKAGVYEPFNWRGWQDFGTGALGDMACHTVNMPFRALDLDYPTEIEAMPFGQMNKESYPVGSKIRFAFPKRQGRIPYEHPHLFHRYKKIEHDAVTLWWYDGGQPAPALRGGHDLTNKPPVELTADIVAMLGKVPDSGCLLIGEGGTVFTPDDYGTNFFIKLKGEEKFINYLTHPAMAQYPERIPRNRHAGTGVVAHAQEWLAAIKENKPEMCYSRFDIAARLTEIMLLGCVSLRVGQKIEWDGPKMVAKNCPQAAPFIRRQNRSGWSLS; encoded by the coding sequence GTGCACGTGTCCAAACCAACTGAAAATCTGCCCTCTCTGAAGACCTCTGAGACCGTTGAACCCTCGCGTGTCGACCGCCGTGAATTTATCAAGACCAGCTCTCTCGCTACGGGCGCCCTCGCCTTCGGCGCGCCTGCCTTTTTGCGCGGACAGAATCTCAACAGCAAGCTGAACATCGCCTGCATCGGAATCGGCGGGAAGGGCCGCAGCGACACCGACTCCTGCGCCGGCGAGAACATCGTCGCCTTGTGCGATGTGGATACAGGCTCCGAGGCGTATCAGACGCAGACCAAGAAATATCCCGGCGCGAAGTTCTACAAAGACTACCGCCAGATGCTGGACCAGATGGGCGACCGGATCGACGCGGTGACGGTTTCGACGCCCGACCATATGCACGCCATCATCGCGTCTGCGGCGATGAAGAGGAACAAGGCTGTCTTCTGCCAGAAGCCCCTGACGCAGACGATCTACGAGGCACGCTATCTGCGGGAGATGGCCCACAAGAGAAAGATCGTCACGCAGATGGGCAACCAGGGCAGCGCCTCCGACGGCTTGCGCCGCGCGGTGGAGACGATCCAGGACGGACTCATCGGGCAGGTGCACGAGGTCCACGTCTGGACGAACCGCCCGGTCTGGCCGCAGGCCATGCAGCGTCCCGCAGGAGAAGACCCGGTTCCCGCGACGTTGGATTGGGACATCTGGCTTGGGCCTGCTCCGATGCGGCCTTACAAGAGCGGCAGCAATCCGAAGGCTGGAGTCTACGAGCCGTTCAACTGGCGCGGCTGGCAGGACTTCGGCACCGGCGCGCTGGGCGACATGGCCTGCCACACCGTCAACATGCCGTTTCGCGCGTTGGATCTCGACTACCCAACAGAGATTGAAGCGATGCCCTTCGGCCAGATGAACAAGGAGTCGTATCCCGTCGGCTCGAAGATCCGCTTCGCGTTCCCCAAACGTCAGGGCCGCATTCCTTACGAGCATCCGCATCTCTTCCACCGTTACAAAAAGATCGAGCACGATGCCGTAACCCTGTGGTGGTACGACGGCGGCCAGCCTGCCCCGGCCCTCCGCGGCGGCCATGACCTGACCAACAAGCCGCCGGTCGAACTGACCGCCGACATCGTCGCGATGCTGGGCAAGGTTCCCGATAGCGGTTGTCTGCTGATCGGCGAAGGAGGCACAGTCTTTACCCCGGACGACTACGGAACGAACTTCTTCATCAAGCTCAAGGGCGAAGAAAAATTCATCAACTACCTCACGCACCCGGCCATGGCGCAATATCCGGAGCGCATTCCGCGCAACCGTCATGCCGGGACGGGTGTTGTTGCCCATGCGCAGGAATGGCTCGCTGCCATCAAAGAGAACAAGCCCGAGATGTGCTACTCGCGTTTCGACATCGCTGCGCGCCTCACGGAGATCATGCTGCTCGGTTGCGTCTCCTTGCGTGTCGGCCAGAAGATCGAATGGGACGGGCCAAAGATGGTCGCAAAGAACTGCCCTCAGGCAGCGCCATTCATCCGGCGGCAGAACCGCTCCGGCTGGTCTCTCTCCTGA
- a CDS encoding helix-turn-helix transcriptional regulator produces the protein MNFQDLHELLRSELVRRIERGVVTQSRLAQKAGFQQAHVSNFLNRKRALSLDGLDKVMEAQNLTIEQILPLDLAAAGAPEEVAAEDLVEDVPIVSPSAAIDDSQIASSEVIETVPVIAARLRENRVKPALRRTQWERFVAVRVDAQQAAAMAPVLATGALAVIDRHWNSLAPYRANQPNIYAVRSGSMLLLRYVDFDERHLILRPFLREFPVQLIGLREGESPADYVVGRVCLVVAEV, from the coding sequence ATGAACTTTCAGGACCTTCACGAGCTTCTTCGATCGGAACTGGTGCGGCGTATCGAGCGCGGCGTGGTGACGCAAAGCCGCCTGGCGCAGAAGGCCGGGTTTCAGCAGGCGCATGTCTCGAACTTCTTAAATCGCAAGCGCGCGCTCTCGCTCGACGGTCTCGACAAGGTGATGGAGGCGCAGAACCTGACGATCGAGCAGATCCTTCCGCTGGACCTGGCTGCGGCGGGGGCGCCGGAGGAGGTGGCCGCGGAAGATCTGGTGGAGGATGTTCCGATCGTCTCGCCGTCGGCGGCGATCGACGACTCGCAGATTGCCTCCAGCGAGGTGATTGAGACGGTGCCGGTAATCGCGGCGCGGCTCAGGGAGAATCGCGTGAAGCCCGCTCTCCGGCGAACGCAGTGGGAGAGGTTCGTCGCGGTGCGGGTGGATGCGCAGCAGGCCGCGGCGATGGCTCCCGTGCTTGCCACCGGTGCCTTAGCCGTTATCGACCGGCACTGGAACTCGCTTGCGCCTTACCGCGCCAACCAGCCGAATATCTATGCGGTGCGGTCGGGGTCGATGCTGCTGCTACGGTATGTGGACTTCGACGAGCGGCACCTGATCCTGCGGCCGTTTCTCAGGGAGTTTCCGGTGCAGTTGATCGGGCTGAGGGAGGGGGAGAGTCCCGCGGACTATGTGGTCGGGCGGGTTTGTCTGGTGGTGGCGGAGGTTTGA
- a CDS encoding beta-lactamase family protein: MLSQRLRLCAGFVLLCSPCALVAQQTSLPAETQAQLAGAIKGVLAETGTPSAEVGIVQEGKVVYTAAFGDARIASAGKHAVAATPEMPYGIGSISKQFTAVAVMLLVERGKLKLDDPVSTWFPELAHSSEITLRNLLNQVSGYEDYYTEDYLLPELAQPTDSYALVKRWTSHPLNFAPGTQWQYSNTNYVLAGLIVQKASGEPFFHFLEENVLRPAGLTGVVNLDAERPSLPAGYQRFGFGPPRQVQGEAQGTLSGAGQLAMPIAQLMKWDTAVMHRQLILKPSSWQVLQSEVALPDGSGSGYGMGFFLESKNGRRVIEHSGGLSGFTSLNQLYPDSGSAIAVLTNCDTAYAALVAAIEKIIFAPRPGAAVAHDSALEDLLKKTVSQIEAGKLDPALIAPNLLYMFTPQVLADYRDSLKPFGEITALEPLHRHERGGMYGFAYKATGNSGQVLRMSGYVTKDGKLDQLMLARMK; the protein is encoded by the coding sequence ATGCTTTCTCAGCGACTTCGCCTCTGCGCCGGTTTCGTCCTGCTCTGCTCGCCATGTGCTCTTGTTGCCCAGCAGACCTCGCTGCCTGCCGAGACCCAGGCCCAGCTTGCCGGCGCGATCAAAGGCGTGCTGGCCGAGACGGGGACGCCCAGCGCCGAGGTCGGCATCGTCCAGGAGGGCAAGGTCGTCTACACGGCCGCCTTCGGCGATGCCCGAATCGCCTCCGCCGGAAAGCACGCTGTCGCAGCCACGCCCGAGATGCCCTACGGCATCGGCTCGATCTCGAAGCAGTTCACCGCGGTCGCCGTCATGCTCCTGGTCGAGCGCGGCAAGCTCAAGCTCGACGACCCCGTCAGTACCTGGTTTCCGGAGCTGGCGCACTCCAGCGAGATCACCCTGCGCAATCTGCTCAACCAGGTCAGCGGCTACGAAGACTACTACACCGAGGACTACCTTCTCCCCGAGCTGGCTCAGCCCACCGACAGCTACGCCCTCGTCAAGCGCTGGACCAGCCATCCCCTGAACTTCGCTCCCGGAACCCAGTGGCAGTACAGCAACACCAACTACGTGCTGGCTGGACTGATCGTACAAAAGGCATCCGGCGAGCCCTTCTTCCATTTCCTCGAAGAGAACGTTCTGCGGCCGGCAGGGCTGACCGGCGTCGTGAATCTCGACGCCGAGCGGCCGTCGTTGCCCGCGGGATACCAGCGCTTCGGCTTCGGACCGCCCCGGCAGGTGCAGGGCGAGGCCCAGGGAACGCTCTCCGGCGCGGGCCAGTTGGCAATGCCCATCGCCCAGCTGATGAAGTGGGACACCGCCGTGATGCACCGGCAGCTCATCCTGAAGCCGTCAAGCTGGCAGGTGCTCCAGTCGGAGGTGGCGCTACCCGATGGCTCAGGCTCGGGGTACGGCATGGGATTTTTTCTTGAGTCGAAGAACGGCCGCCGCGTCATCGAGCACTCGGGCGGGCTGAGCGGCTTTACCTCCCTCAACCAGCTCTATCCGGATTCCGGCAGCGCGATCGCGGTCCTCACCAACTGCGACACCGCCTATGCGGCGCTGGTCGCAGCGATCGAAAAAATTATCTTCGCCCCCCGGCCAGGCGCCGCGGTGGCCCACGACTCCGCCCTCGAAGACCTCCTCAAAAAAACCGTCTCCCAGATCGAGGCTGGCAAGCTGGACCCCGCGCTTATCGCGCCCAACCTCCTCTACATGTTCACCCCGCAGGTGCTCGCGGACTACCGCGACAGCCTCAAACCATTCGGCGAGATCACCGCGCTCGAACCCCTGCACCGCCACGAGCGCGGAGGCATGTACGGCTTCGCCTACAAGGCAACCGGAAACTCCGGGCAGGTGCTGCGCATGAGCGGCTACGTCACAAAGGACGGAAAGCTGGACCAACTGATGCTTGCCAGAATGAAGTGA
- a CDS encoding carboxymuconolactone decarboxylase family protein yields the protein MAEYQSPDDMRFAKELIASAPAEAEAFFKLKSVTERADGAIPAKYRELIALAVALTTQCAYCLDSHTRNAAKAGATREEIAETVFMAAALRAGGAVGHGLLTMKLFDKAQKNLEQDSHALDREPWE from the coding sequence ATGGCTGAGTACCAGAGTCCCGATGACATGCGTTTTGCCAAGGAGTTGATTGCTTCCGCGCCTGCGGAGGCGGAGGCGTTCTTCAAGCTGAAGTCGGTTACGGAGCGCGCCGACGGTGCGATCCCGGCGAAGTATCGTGAGCTTATTGCCCTGGCGGTTGCGTTGACGACGCAGTGCGCGTACTGCCTGGATTCGCATACACGGAATGCGGCCAAGGCCGGAGCGACGCGCGAAGAGATCGCGGAGACGGTGTTCATGGCAGCGGCGCTCCGTGCCGGTGGAGCAGTGGGACATGGGCTGCTCACCATGAAGCTATTCGATAAGGCACAGAAAAATCTGGAGCAGGATTCGCACGCGCTGGATCGTGAGCCATGGGAGTGA
- the coaBC gene encoding bifunctional phosphopantothenoylcysteine decarboxylase/phosphopantothenate--cysteine ligase CoaBC translates to MSAEKVKVAVAVTGGIAAYKAVEVVRQLQDAGFDPHVVMTRAAEEFVRPLTFSAITGHKVITSLWGEDAGASGGDLSGIEHINEAQTTAALIVVPATADILAKFANGIADDFLSTMYLATNAPVIVAPAMNVVMWQHPAVQFNLATLRARGVRIVEPGSGYLACGMVGGGRLAEESIIVAAVAEALSNAPSHTAANDLAGETVLVTAGGTREPIDPVRFIGNRSSGKMGFALAADAARRGARVIVVSAPTSLAAPEACKVVSVTTAEEMRAATLQHLPEASIVIMAAAVSDYRVAEVAPQKLKRNGARTLKLEPTADILHELVERRKPGALVIGFAAETEDVLANGRAKLARKGVDALVVNDVSGTTTGFDSDRNAGAFLTPEAAVELPESTKAQMAARILDEVTHLRLASRQHLSTR, encoded by the coding sequence ATGAGCGCCGAGAAGGTCAAAGTCGCCGTCGCCGTCACCGGAGGCATCGCCGCCTATAAGGCGGTCGAAGTCGTGCGCCAGCTTCAGGATGCGGGCTTCGACCCGCACGTCGTCATGACGCGCGCCGCCGAGGAGTTCGTCCGCCCGCTCACCTTCTCCGCCATTACGGGCCACAAGGTCATTACTTCGCTCTGGGGAGAGGACGCCGGAGCATCCGGCGGAGACCTTTCAGGAATCGAACACATCAACGAAGCGCAGACCACCGCCGCGCTCATCGTCGTTCCCGCCACAGCCGACATCCTCGCGAAGTTCGCCAACGGCATCGCCGACGACTTTCTCTCGACGATGTACCTCGCCACCAACGCGCCGGTCATCGTCGCTCCGGCGATGAACGTGGTGATGTGGCAGCATCCGGCGGTGCAGTTCAACCTCGCCACGCTTCGCGCGCGCGGGGTCCGCATCGTCGAGCCCGGCTCGGGTTATCTTGCCTGCGGCATGGTGGGCGGCGGACGTCTCGCCGAAGAGTCCATCATCGTCGCCGCTGTCGCTGAAGCGCTCTCGAACGCGCCGTCGCACACCGCTGCAAACGATCTCGCGGGAGAGACCGTCCTCGTCACCGCGGGCGGAACCCGCGAGCCAATCGACCCAGTACGCTTCATCGGCAACCGCTCCAGCGGAAAGATGGGCTTCGCCCTCGCCGCCGACGCCGCGCGGCGTGGGGCGCGCGTCATCGTCGTCAGCGCTCCGACATCGCTCGCGGCGCCAGAGGCCTGTAAGGTCGTCTCCGTCACCACCGCCGAAGAGATGCGCGCCGCCACCTTGCAGCACCTGCCCGAGGCGAGCATCGTCATCATGGCCGCCGCAGTCAGCGACTATCGCGTGGCCGAGGTCGCTCCGCAGAAGCTGAAGCGCAACGGCGCACGCACGCTGAAGCTCGAGCCCACCGCCGACATCCTCCACGAGCTGGTCGAGCGGCGCAAGCCCGGCGCGCTCGTCATCGGCTTCGCCGCCGAGACAGAAGACGTGCTGGCCAACGGCCGCGCGAAGCTGGCCCGCAAGGGAGTCGACGCACTGGTGGTCAACGATGTCTCCGGCACTACGACCGGCTTCGACTCCGACCGCAACGCCGGGGCCTTCCTCACACCGGAGGCAGCGGTCGAGCTACCGGAGAGCACGAAGGCGCAGATGGCCGCGCGGATTCTGGACGAGGTCACACATCTCCGCCTCGCAAGCCGCCAGCACCTCTCCACTCGCTAG
- a CDS encoding alpha-L-arabinofuranosidase, giving the protein MTPSRRTFLKSSSLAAAAVALEGSSSLAQSAQVDAYIDVMPSEPIGTISPEIYGHFIEHLGGVIYDGVWVGEGSKIANVNGVRKDFIDTMKAAEAPVLRWPGGCFADSYDWRDGIGPRTKRPARTGFWSQQDSNAYGLHEFMHTCRAIGAKPYVAANLRTQPARDFYQEIEYCNAPTGDVPSNSAAPACPNTLAAERADNGDAAPFNVDLWGVGNESWGCGGNMTPEEYAAEFRRYTAWTPSYGKQPLRFVAVGPNGDDIDWTTRLFKALYGNPERRHLWGLSIHYYTSGSAKKFAAGDALSFNDDEFYDLLTRGTLMDKIITDHWTAIATATPNALSNERSSGFSVKLVVDEWGAWYGKGTELAPGYNLSQQSTMRDALLTGITLDIFQRHADKVGAAAVAQSINCLHSLMLAQGDKFCVTPTFHVFRMYLPHKGAQSVRAAFTAPGIANSTGNTPAQVGGNSYIGQLAPMKSLAGLSGSASIKGKTLTLTVINPHLTQPMTTEIAVRGASVTSAKGTVLAEKDVHAHNDFSHPDAVKPSPVNGLKPSGGKLTHSFPPASVTSLEITLA; this is encoded by the coding sequence ATGACGCCGTCGCGCCGCACCTTCCTCAAGTCTTCCTCTCTTGCCGCCGCAGCCGTTGCGCTCGAAGGCTCGTCGTCGCTCGCGCAATCAGCGCAGGTCGACGCCTACATCGACGTCATGCCCAGCGAGCCCATCGGCACCATCTCGCCCGAGATCTACGGCCACTTCATCGAGCACCTCGGCGGAGTGATCTACGACGGCGTATGGGTCGGCGAAGGCTCGAAGATCGCGAACGTCAACGGCGTCCGCAAAGATTTCATCGACACCATGAAGGCCGCCGAAGCCCCTGTCCTGCGCTGGCCCGGCGGCTGTTTCGCGGATTCTTACGACTGGCGCGACGGCATCGGCCCACGCACGAAGCGTCCCGCACGCACAGGCTTCTGGTCGCAGCAGGACTCGAACGCCTACGGCCTGCACGAGTTCATGCACACCTGCCGCGCCATCGGCGCGAAGCCCTACGTCGCCGCCAATCTTCGCACGCAGCCCGCGCGCGACTTCTACCAGGAGATCGAGTACTGCAACGCTCCCACGGGCGACGTGCCGTCGAACTCCGCCGCACCAGCGTGTCCCAACACACTCGCAGCCGAACGTGCGGACAACGGAGATGCAGCCCCCTTCAACGTCGATCTCTGGGGAGTCGGCAACGAGAGCTGGGGCTGCGGCGGCAACATGACGCCCGAAGAGTACGCCGCGGAGTTCCGCCGCTACACCGCATGGACGCCGAGCTACGGCAAGCAGCCCCTGCGCTTCGTCGCCGTCGGCCCCAATGGCGACGATATCGACTGGACCACGCGCCTCTTCAAGGCGCTCTACGGCAACCCCGAGCGCCGTCATCTCTGGGGGCTGTCGATCCACTACTACACCTCCGGCAGCGCGAAGAAGTTCGCCGCCGGCGACGCCCTCTCCTTCAACGACGACGAGTTCTACGATCTGCTTACGCGTGGCACGCTGATGGACAAGATCATCACCGACCACTGGACCGCGATTGCCACCGCCACACCGAACGCGCTCTCCAACGAGCGATCCTCGGGCTTCAGCGTCAAGCTCGTCGTCGACGAGTGGGGCGCGTGGTACGGCAAGGGCACCGAGCTCGCGCCCGGGTACAACCTCTCACAGCAGTCCACCATGCGCGACGCTCTGCTCACTGGCATCACGCTCGACATCTTCCAGCGCCACGCCGATAAAGTCGGGGCTGCCGCCGTCGCGCAGTCCATCAACTGCCTCCATTCGCTCATGCTGGCGCAAGGCGACAAGTTCTGCGTCACGCCGACCTTCCACGTCTTCAGGATGTACCTGCCGCACAAGGGAGCGCAGTCCGTGCGCGCCGCATTCACCGCGCCTGGCATCGCGAACTCGACTGGCAACACTCCCGCGCAGGTAGGAGGCAACAGCTACATCGGCCAGCTCGCTCCCATGAAGTCGCTCGCCGGACTCTCGGGGTCCGCCTCCATCAAAGGCAAAACGCTCACGCTCACCGTCATCAACCCGCACCTGACGCAGCCGATGACAACCGAGATCGCCGTGCGCGGGGCCTCCGTCACATCGGCGAAGGGAACCGTCCTCGCAGAGAAGGACGTTCACGCGCACAACGATTTCTCCCACCCCGACGCAGTAAAGCCCTCGCCCGTGAACGGACTCAAACCCTCAGGCGGAAAGCTCACGCACAGCTTCCCGCCCGCAAGCGTTACATCGCTCGAGATCACGCTCGCATAA
- a CDS encoding TIM barrel protein, translating into MMNRRTFLQTGTAALAAARSRSLFADPLGLPIGCQTYPVRKQIATDFPGTMKSLSAAGFTNIELCSPYGYKDFNGLQQYKPQELRNMLHDWGITCISAHWAPKELFEKADESIAYAHDFGMTQMAVAALGPFNYKGTETADDVKRYVEPFNVFAEKAHAAGITALLHNEGFVSARIDGKPVYDMMIAELNPATTKLQFQVSSLQVGYDPVAYFHKYAGRFLSMHCQDWVKDASTKSGFRQVPLGKGVVDWKAVFAAAKVGGIQNYFVELEEDPTLMPPSVPYLKSLKV; encoded by the coding sequence ATGATGAACCGCAGGACCTTCCTTCAAACCGGCACGGCTGCCCTTGCCGCAGCTCGCTCGCGCAGCCTCTTCGCCGACCCTCTCGGCCTGCCCATCGGCTGCCAGACCTATCCCGTGCGCAAGCAGATCGCCACTGACTTTCCCGGAACCATGAAGTCGCTCAGCGCCGCCGGCTTCACCAACATCGAGCTCTGTTCGCCCTACGGCTACAAGGACTTCAACGGCCTCCAGCAGTACAAGCCGCAGGAGCTGCGCAACATGCTCCACGACTGGGGCATCACCTGCATCTCCGCCCACTGGGCGCCGAAGGAGCTCTTCGAAAAAGCCGACGAGAGCATCGCCTACGCCCACGACTTCGGCATGACGCAGATGGCCGTCGCCGCACTCGGCCCCTTCAACTACAAGGGCACCGAGACTGCCGACGACGTCAAACGCTACGTCGAGCCCTTCAACGTCTTCGCAGAGAAGGCCCACGCCGCAGGCATCACCGCGCTGCTGCACAACGAGGGCTTTGTCTCCGCACGCATCGACGGCAAGCCGGTGTACGACATGATGATCGCCGAGCTGAATCCCGCAACCACGAAGCTCCAGTTCCAGGTCTCCAGCCTACAGGTGGGCTACGACCCGGTCGCTTACTTCCACAAGTACGCCGGCCGCTTCCTCTCCATGCACTGCCAGGACTGGGTGAAGGACGCCTCCACCAAATCCGGCTTCCGCCAGGTCCCGCTGGGCAAGGGCGTCGTCGACTGGAAGGCCGTCTTCGCCGCCGCCAAAGTCGGCGGCATCCAGAACTACTTCGTCGAGTTAGAGGAAGATCCCACACTGATGCCGCCCAGCGTGCCCTACCTCAAGAGCCTCAAAGTCTAG
- a CDS encoding linear amide C-N hydrolase: MLGSKCSLAAALCVVLSLIQPIDACTRAVYLGSDGTVITARSMDWKVDVGTNLWVLPRGMERTGEAGPQSVKWTSKYGSVVATGYDISTTDGMNEKGLVANLLWLVESEYPDPHVARKPPLAISLWAQYVLDNFATVQEAVDVLGAEPFTVVTANVPGEPRLATLHLSISDATGDSAIVEYVKGKQVIHHDRKYQVMTNSPTFDEQLALEQYWRNIGGTVFLPGTNRAADRFARAMFYINAIPKDETPDTAVASVFSVIRNVSVPYGINTPEEPNISSTRWRTVADQKRKIYFFESALTPNTFWVNLNDIDFSPSGKVMKLDLGKDQKNTFAGNVAKDFQPAKAFKFLGL; encoded by the coding sequence ATGCTTGGTTCCAAGTGTTCGCTTGCCGCAGCTTTGTGTGTCGTACTCTCACTGATACAACCGATCGATGCGTGTACCCGTGCCGTTTATCTGGGTTCGGACGGGACGGTGATCACGGCGCGTTCGATGGATTGGAAGGTTGATGTCGGCACGAACCTGTGGGTGCTTCCGCGAGGTATGGAGCGCACAGGGGAGGCAGGCCCACAGTCGGTGAAGTGGACATCGAAGTACGGAAGCGTGGTTGCCACCGGCTATGACATTTCAACGACAGACGGGATGAATGAGAAGGGCCTTGTCGCCAACCTGCTGTGGCTGGTGGAGTCGGAGTATCCCGATCCGCACGTTGCACGCAAGCCTCCGCTGGCGATCTCGCTGTGGGCGCAGTATGTGCTGGACAATTTCGCCACGGTGCAGGAAGCGGTCGATGTTCTTGGCGCGGAGCCGTTCACGGTAGTGACAGCGAATGTTCCGGGAGAGCCGCGACTGGCAACGCTGCATCTGTCCATATCAGACGCTACGGGCGACAGCGCCATCGTGGAGTACGTCAAAGGCAAGCAGGTGATTCATCATGACCGCAAGTACCAGGTGATGACGAACTCGCCGACCTTTGATGAGCAGTTGGCGCTGGAGCAGTACTGGAGGAACATCGGAGGCACGGTGTTTCTGCCGGGAACGAACCGCGCGGCAGACCGCTTCGCTCGCGCCATGTTTTACATCAACGCGATTCCGAAGGACGAGACGCCGGATACTGCCGTGGCCAGCGTCTTCAGCGTGATTCGCAATGTGTCGGTGCCGTATGGGATCAACACGCCGGAGGAGCCGAACATCTCTTCGACGCGCTGGCGCACGGTGGCAGACCAGAAGCGGAAGATCTACTTCTTCGAGTCGGCGCTGACGCCGAATACCTTCTGGGTAAACCTGAACGATATCGACTTTTCACCGTCGGGCAAGGTGATGAAGCTGGACCTCGGGAAAGATCAGAAGAATACCTTTGCCGGGAATGTCGCGAAGGACTTTCAACCGGCGAAGGCTTTCAAGTTTCTGGGTTTGTAG
- a CDS encoding GNAT family N-acetyltransferase, producing the protein MPSTSQSEVIIRTATPEDIAACGQICYDAFSTINAAHNFPCDLPGVEAATGLLSMMFSTPGFYGVVAERDGRIVGSNVLAEQAIIQGVGPITIDPRQQNTGVGRKLMQAVMERAHSNGAAGVRLVQAAFHNRSLSLYTSLGFDIREPLSCLQGQTRERSIHGCAVRSATPADEAACNALSRRVHGFDRALELSHAIQQGTARVVERGGQVTGYTTILGFFGHSTTETNIDMQALITSVDSFAGPGILVPSRNSALLRWCLANGLRVVQPMTLMSTGLYNDPAGAWLPSILF; encoded by the coding sequence ATGCCATCGACATCACAGTCTGAAGTCATCATCCGAACCGCCACGCCAGAGGACATCGCCGCCTGCGGGCAGATCTGCTACGACGCCTTCTCTACGATTAACGCCGCCCACAACTTCCCCTGCGATCTTCCCGGAGTAGAGGCGGCCACCGGGCTGCTCTCGATGATGTTCTCCACTCCGGGCTTCTATGGCGTGGTGGCCGAACGCGACGGCCGCATCGTGGGCAGCAACGTCCTCGCCGAGCAGGCGATCATACAGGGTGTCGGCCCCATCACCATCGACCCCAGGCAACAGAACACCGGCGTCGGCCGCAAGCTCATGCAGGCCGTAATGGAGCGCGCACACAGCAACGGTGCCGCAGGCGTGCGCCTCGTCCAGGCCGCGTTTCACAATCGCTCTCTCTCGCTCTACACCTCGCTCGGCTTCGACATCCGCGAGCCGCTCTCCTGCCTGCAAGGGCAGACGCGCGAGCGCAGCATCCACGGATGCGCCGTTCGCAGCGCCACTCCCGCAGACGAGGCAGCGTGTAATGCGCTCTCGCGGCGCGTTCACGGATTCGATCGCGCCCTCGAGCTGTCGCACGCCATCCAGCAGGGCACTGCCCGCGTCGTCGAACGCGGAGGCCAGGTGACCGGCTACACCACGATTCTCGGCTTCTTTGGCCACTCCACCACCGAGACAAACATCGACATGCAGGCCCTCATCACCTCGGTCGACTCCTTCGCCGGCCCCGGCATCCTTGTGCCGTCGCGCAACAGCGCTCTGCTGCGCTGGTGCCTCGCCAACGGCCTCCGCGTCGTTCAGCCGATGACGCTGATGAGCACGGGACTCTACAACGATCCCGCCGGAGCGTGGTTGCCGTCCATTCTCTTCTGA
- a CDS encoding DUF2461 domain-containing protein translates to MATSAPHYTAEALKFLRGLKRNNDREWFNARKAIYEREVKAPTQAIVAAINEAMLRFAPENVQPPQKATFRIYRDIRFSSDKRPYKTHQGAWWARSGLEKTSGGGFYFHVGPDEVVVAAGVYMPEREQLLAIRRHIEANHAEMRTLLKSKKLTSLLSEWSDHKLTRLPKGFAPDSPAADLILNRQWGFSAKLPADLATKPTLIKEIAQRFEAAAPLVAFLNQPLAPKPRKPLF, encoded by the coding sequence ATGGCGACCTCCGCTCCGCACTACACCGCCGAAGCACTCAAGTTCCTCCGCGGCCTCAAACGTAACAACGACCGCGAGTGGTTCAACGCGCGCAAGGCCATCTACGAGCGCGAGGTCAAAGCGCCCACGCAGGCCATCGTCGCCGCCATCAACGAAGCCATGCTCCGCTTCGCGCCTGAGAACGTGCAGCCTCCGCAGAAGGCCACCTTCCGCATCTACCGCGACATCCGCTTCTCCTCTGACAAGCGCCCCTACAAGACCCACCAGGGAGCATGGTGGGCACGCTCCGGCCTCGAAAAAACCTCCGGCGGAGGCTTCTACTTCCACGTCGGCCCCGACGAGGTCGTCGTCGCCGCCGGCGTCTACATGCCCGAGCGCGAACAGCTCCTCGCCATCCGCCGCCACATCGAGGCCAACCACGCCGAGATGCGCACGCTGCTCAAATCCAAAAAACTTACATCCTTATTAAGCGAGTGGAGCGACCACAAACTCACCCGCCTACCCAAGGGCTTCGCCCCCGACTCCCCCGCCGCCGACCTCATCCTCAACCGCCAGTGGGGCTTCTCCGCCAAACTCCCCGCCGACCTCGCCACCAAACCGACACTCATCAAAGAGATCGCCCAACGCTTCGAAGCCGCCGCACCATTAGTAGCCTTCCTCAACCAGCCGTTAGCACCCAAGCCCCGCAAGCCGCTGTTTTGA